The Sphaerochaeta sp. genomic sequence GCGGGTAAATGTTCCGCGAACGTTGTGTGATCAACAGAGGGTAACTCAACCCCAGTTTTTCCGTGAGCGCTTTGATGGAAATGCCAACGCTTTTCCGTTGCTTGTCAAAACGTCCCCAGAATTCTTCAGCTCCAGCTTCTTTCATGTATACAGGTTTACCAAAAAAAACAGGATTTGAAAAGTTATTTCACAGAAATACCGCGATGTTTTAGGAAAAAACCTCTTCTTTTGTACAAAAACGTAAATTTTCCCATGTGGACACAAAACATTTTTGGTTTCAAGGGGGGCAATTGCCAGTTTTTCCCAAACATGGTATGCCAGAAGCGTGATGAAGAAAACCAACGCGATGCGCATTCTTGAGGCACAAGGCATTCCCTATGACGTGGTCCAGTACGAATGGGATGAGGAACATCTGGACGCCATCCACGCCTCCCACGAGGCGGGGCTTCCGCTGGAACAAGTATTCAAGACGATCGTCCTGAAAGACAGCGACAACCAGGTGTTCGTCTTCTGTCTGCCAGGTGACTTTTCCATCAGCATGAAGAAAGTGCGGGAGATCACCGGCAGCAAGAGCATCGACCTCCTGAAGCTGGACGACCTGCTGAAAACCACCGGTTATGTCCGTGGAGGCTGTTCCCCGCTTGGCATGATCCACAAGTACCCGACGTACATCGAGGAAACCGCCCAGCTTGAGGAGTACGTGTATGTCAGCGCAGGCCAGCGCGGCCTGCAACTGAAGCTCAAGCCGGACGATCTGGTGAAAGCTGCCGGCGCCCAGTACGCCGACTTCACCATGGAGTGAGGTTCAACCGGCGGAGCGTACCGCCACCACCTCCATCTCGATCAACACGCCCTTGGGAAGCGCAGAGACTTCCACCACGGAACGGGCGGGAAGCACCGGGCCGGTGAAATGCTCGGCATAGATGGCGTTGATGGCGCTGAAAGCCTTCATGTCACGGATGAACACGGTGGATTTGACCACCCGGTCCATCCCGCTTCCCGCGGCAGCGAGCACCGCTTCCATGTTCCGCATGACCTGTTTGGTCTGTTCTTCGATTCCGCCCTCCACCACCGTTCCCGTCGCCGGATCGATGGGGATCTGTCCGCTGGCAAACACCAGGTTCCCTATGGCCACCGCCTGGCTGTACGGCCCGATGGCCCCAGGCGCCTTATCCGTCGCGATCCGCTCAATGGTTGCTTCCATATCGATTCCATCTCCTCTCCCCTCCAGTGTATCAAACTCCGGCGACAAACGCAAAATGGCTCTTGACGAATACCTGAGACAGCGTCATAATTAGTTGCAGATGCAACTATCGAAGGAGTGGCATATGGATGTGGATCTTCGGGCCATCACCAAAATCGCGCGGGAAGCGAAACGCTTCGTCACCCGGGAACTCAAAGCGACCGGACTGGGCGCAGAGGATTACGAATACCTGCATTTTGTCCGACACCATGGCGGATGCACCCAGGCGGATGTGGCGGAGACGCTCAATCTGGACAAAAGCACCATCTCCCGCAAAACCGCCCGGTTGATAGCCCAAGGCTTCATCCAGCGAAGAGACGACCAGAACGATCATCGCTCATTCCACCTGTATGCCACGGACAAAGCGGAGGAGACCAAGAAAGCCACCCTCAGCGCGGAAGAACGGTTTTACCGGTACATCCAGCAACAAAGCAACCTGACACCAGAGGAAACGGAAACCTTCCTCTCCCTGCTCTCCCGCCTGTATGACGCATCCAAAGCGGAACGGAAAACCGACTTTTCCCATCTCCTCTCCCGTGACTGACTTCAACCCCACCCCGGTAAAAGACCCGGCAAACCCCAAGAGCTACTTTGCCAAGGAAGCTCGGCTGGTCACGTTGTTTTCCCTCTGCGGCATCTTCTTTGACGGCGGTCTTTCGGTGATCCCCATCCTCCAAGGCCGAATGATCGACTCGGTGGTGAACCGCCAGGGATTGCCTGCCGTATG encodes the following:
- a CDS encoding RidA family protein encodes the protein MEATIERIATDKAPGAIGPYSQAVAIGNLVFASGQIPIDPATGTVVEGGIEEQTKQVMRNMEAVLAAAGSGMDRVVKSTVFIRDMKAFSAINAIYAEHFTGPVLPARSVVEVSALPKGVLIEMEVVAVRSAG
- a CDS encoding MarR family transcriptional regulator; the protein is MDVDLRAITKIAREAKRFVTRELKATGLGAEDYEYLHFVRHHGGCTQADVAETLNLDKSTISRKTARLIAQGFIQRRDDQNDHRSFHLYATDKAEETKKATLSAEERFYRYIQQQSNLTPEETETFLSLLSRLYDASKAERKTDFSHLLSRD
- the ybaK gene encoding Cys-tRNA(Pro) deacylase, producing the protein MKKTNAMRILEAQGIPYDVVQYEWDEEHLDAIHASHEAGLPLEQVFKTIVLKDSDNQVFVFCLPGDFSISMKKVREITGSKSIDLLKLDDLLKTTGYVRGGCSPLGMIHKYPTYIEETAQLEEYVYVSAGQRGLQLKLKPDDLVKAAGAQYADFTME